CGATCGCGCGTGCGCTCCACTCGATCCACGAGAAGGGCGTGCAGGTGGCGATCGTCGTCGGCGGCGGCAACATCCTGCGCGGGACGCAGGAGGCGGCGCGGGGGATGGACCGGGCCACCGCCGACTACGCCGGGATGCTGGCCACGCTCCTGAACGCGCTCACGATCTCGGATGCGCTCGAGCAGCTCGGCGTCCACACGCGGGTGCAGTCGGCCATCAACGTCTCGCAGGTGGCCGAGCCCTACATCCGCCGGCGGGCGATCCGCCACCTCGAGAAGAACCGCGTCGTCATCTTCGCGGCGGGCACCGGCAACCCGTTCTTCACGACCGACACGGCCGCCGCGCTGCGCGCGCTCGAGATCGGGGCGCAGGCGATCCTGATGGGCAAGAACGGGGTGGACGGCGTGCTCGACTCGGATCCCCGCGAGAACCCGGACGCGCGCCTGATCCCGGAGCTGACCCATCTGGAGGCGATCGAGCGCGGCCTCAAGGTCATGGACACCACGGCGCTGTCCCTCTGCATGGACAACCGCGTTCCGCTGTACGTTTTCAACCTGGACGACGAGTCGAACATCGAGCGGGTCGTGCGCGGGGAGCGGATCGGGACGATCATCGCGGCGCGCATCCCGGCGGAGGTCGCAACATGATCGATGACGTGTTGAAGGATGCCACCCGCAGGATGGACAAGAGCGTCGAGAACGCCCGCCACGAGTTCATGACCGTGCGCACGGGCCGGGCGGCGGCGACGCTGCTCGACCGGGTGCAGGTGACCGCGTACGGCACCAAGATGCCGATCAACCAGCTGGCCACGATCGGCGTCCCCGAGCCGCGCATGCTCACGATCACGCCGTTCGACAAGAGCATCATGAAGGACATCGAGCGCGGCATTCTCGAGTCCGACCTCGGCCTGACGCCCTCGAACGACGGCCAGTTGATCCGGCTGCCGATCCCGCAGCTCACCGAGGAGCGGCGCAAGGATCTCGTCCGCCAAGTGCGGCACATGGCCGAGGAGGGGCG
Above is a genomic segment from Gaiellales bacterium containing:
- the pyrH gene encoding UMP kinase; its protein translation is MSPEGEPAFARVLLKLSGEALMGERGYGQDAERIGAIARALHSIHEKGVQVAIVVGGGNILRGTQEAARGMDRATADYAGMLATLLNALTISDALEQLGVHTRVQSAINVSQVAEPYIRRRAIRHLEKNRVVIFAAGTGNPFFTTDTAAALRALEIGAQAILMGKNGVDGVLDSDPRENPDARLIPELTHLEAIERGLKVMDTTALSLCMDNRVPLYVFNLDDESNIERVVRGERIGTIIAARIPAEVAT
- the frr gene encoding ribosome recycling factor, with translation MLKDATRRMDKSVENARHEFMTVRTGRAAATLLDRVQVTAYGTKMPINQLATIGVPEPRMLTITPFDKSIMKDIERGILESDLGLTPSNDGQLIRLPIPQLTEERRKDLVRQVRHMAEEGRVATRNVRRDAIHRLKELEKNGETGSDDVHRAEDKLQKLTDERVHQIDAALKAKEAEIMEV